GATCTGGACGTTGGGCTGGTAGACGTACAGGCAGTCGTTGGGGTACGACCGCCGGGACTCGTCGAAGCCGTCCTCACAGCAGAGGACGCGGCCGTCGTCCATCACGTAGACGTTGTCGATGTTGCGGACGGCGTCGTTGGCGGCCTCGGGGCCGTCGGTGAAGTCCGGACCGACGATGACCGGTTCGAGTTCGGAGACGGTGTAGTTCGTGTCGAGTTCGCCGCGGTAGATGACGCCGCCGTCGACGCGGTCCATCCGGACGTCGCCCGTCTCGTCGGCGAGGTCGTCGTTGAACTCGGAGATGCCGAAGTAGACGTAGTCGCCGGGACCGGCGTCGTCGCGGCTGTCGACGCCCTCGGCCTTGTTGAACTCGATCGAGGCACCGATCTCCTTGGCCGCGGCGCGGGTCTCGAGGAACGGCACCTTGCGGAGGTCGTCGTCGACGCCGTCGTGACCGTTCTCCTCGTACTGGGCGGCCCACTCGAGGACCTCCTCGTTGGTGATGTAGTTCTGGTTACCGTTCTCGATGACCTCGAGGTCGGCCTCCTTGAGTGCCGCGCTGAGGTTGCCGACGACGTCGGTGCCGTCGGCGGTGTGGGCTTCGAGGTAGTCCAGTTGGGTGACGCCGTCGTACTCCGCGATCCACTCTTCGCACTCCGCGTTGGAGGCGTGGCCCAGCGGGATCCACTCGATCTCGAGGTTGATCTCGGCCGGGGAGGCGCGGGTTCCGGACTCGGCGACGTTGGCCTCGTCGTTGGTGATCTTCGGCGCGTACAGCGTCCCCTCGACGTCCATCGGGTCGGCGTAGGAGGGGATCTCCTCGTCGGCGACGAACTTGTAGATGCCCTTGGAGTCGCCGTCGGAGCAGCCGTACACCGTCTTGAGGTCGTTCTGGAAGTCCGGTGCCTCCCAAGAGGCGCGGCCCATCACGTAATATTTGATGGGCGTGGGTTCGTCGGCCGCGGGGTCGCGGATGTCCACATGGTAGCCGTACCGGTAGGGGTTCGGGTAGACGTCGTCGATCGGGCTGATGGTGTTGTCGTCGCCCGACTGATCGACCTGGCTCGCGCCGAGGTAGTACGCGAGGAACTCGACACCGGACAGCGCCCAGTAGCCCTGGACGTACCAGCTGCTGCCGAGGTCGCCATCGGCGGCGTAGTCGTTGACTGCACCCTGCACTTCGGTCGGGTTCGGACGGTTCCAGAACTGACACGCCCCGACGAGCCCCTCGCCGCCGTTCTCGACGATGTCACCGACGGTGTTCGTCAGGCTCACGCGCGGGTGCGCGTAGTTCTCCTCGGAGCTGACCATCGTGTTCCACGGAGAGAGGTCACCGTAGCAGTTGATGCGCGTCCCACCGACGGCGCGGAACGCGTCGGTGTTGACGACGTTCATCGCTTCGTCGAGGTCGGACTCCCACTCGCCGTCTTCGGTCTGGCTGATCGGGATCCGGCTGACGTTCCCCGGGCTGTTCTCCCAGTTCGTGAAGAGGTATCCCTCGGTTTCCTCCTCGTTGGTGGCGACGAACTCGTTGCAGTCGGGGTTGGTCGCGGCCGCACCGTACTGGGTGCCCGCGAAGTTGTCCATCGTGATGTCGGTGCCGTCGGGCGTCTGGGTCACGCCGAGGCGCTCCGTGCCACCGTTGATCGAGTCGCGTCCCTTCCCGAGGTACGTGTACGTCCCCGCGCTGGAACGGATCTGCCGACGCTGTTCTTCGGTCTTCGGGATCGACAGCTCCGAGAAGTCGTCGTTGCTCCCGTTCAGCTCGAACTGGAAGCCGCTGAAATAGCCCACGCCGGGGCTGCTGAACTCCCCCTGGTTGTTCTCCTCCGGGTGCTGGTTGCTGTACAGGAGCGAACCGTCCGCGAAGACGAACGGACCGGTGACCTCCGCACCGAACGCGGTGTTCGAAAACCGCTTCAGGCTCCCCTTCACGCTCGGCGCGCCGGGCGTGTCGTCCTCCTCGATCTCGCTCGCACTGGCGCTTGCTACCCCGCTGCCCGCCACGCTGGCTCCGAGGGCGGCTGCCACCGATGTGGCCATCAGACTCCGTCGATTTAGATCGACCATGCAGGTGGAGAGGACGAGCCTTCGTTAAAGGCGTTTTATAATATCTCTCTAAATTACAATTGTTCCGCCGAGAAACCCCGAAGCCGTACCCAGTGCTGTGTGAACTATCAAGTGATATGTATTATCAAATCGAGTATCTCTAAGCGAAACACTGCCTGGGTCGAAAGTCACGAAAACCGTGGCGTGCCGCGCTCCCTATCGCTGTCTCGCGAGCGCTATCAGGTGACGAAATCGGACTCACGCTCGCCACGGGAGGGAGTTACAGCCGGCTCGTGGCCCGGACCGAAGCCAGCTCTCAATCGTTTCAGAAGTACGAAACGATGGGGGAGCGATCCCATCAGTCGGAACCGAGCGTGCGCGCGACGGGAGATGGAAACCCCGTCGCGATTCGTTTCAAAGATCGAGTGTGTTCGAAAACCGCACGGGAAACGTTCAGTAGTCGGACCACCGCGCACGTGGGTCCCGTCCGCCCACTGTCTCGGTCCGCGGAGGTCGACGCGTCCGTTCGGCCGTGGGTCCCGGTCGATGCCCGTCGCGGTCGTCCGAACGAAGCTACTCCATGCCCCGCGCTTCGGCACCGTCCCGGATCTCTTCGGCGCGTCCCCGGACCCACGAGACGTACCGTTCGATCCGTTCCGGCTTCTTGCCGAAAAACGACGCGACCCAGAGGCGGTCGTGGTGCGGCTGTGTCAGGAGGTACGCGGCCATCACGGCCCGGCCCGCCTGGATGATGACCGGTGGGACGCCGCGCTCGCCGGTGCCCGCCTCCTCGAACCCGTTGGCACAGAAGTAGACGTCGGCGTACAGCTCAGCCATCTCGGGGTCCTCGAACTCCAGCCCCTGGTGTTTCGGAGCCTCGAACCGGTAGCGGGGCTCGTCGGCGGCGGGGGAGTGCTCGACGATTCGGACGCCCAAGACGTACTGTTCGTGGATCGATTCGCGCTCCTCGCCCGCGGGTCGGTGGTCTGGTTTCGACATGTGTGCGACGTCGGTCGTCGTGCCGTCGCGTCGGTCTCGACGCCGACGAACACGACCACGTCACGTTCGCTCTGGCGGGAGCGGGGGGAGTACGTTTATAATTCCGGTATATATTAGTGGGGAGCCGTCGGCGACGGTCTCGATGGCTATTGACTCCGGCGTCGTCCGCTCGCGGACGCACAGTTAACTCGCTGGGGAGCGAGGTACGGGTTGGCCCAGAGATATGACCACGATCACACTCGACGACGCGAGAGCGCTCGTCTCGGCGGCCGAATCGAAAGCCGACGCGGTCGGTGTCCCGATGTGTATCGCCGTGATGGACGACGGGGCGGACCTCGTTGCCTTCCACCGGATGGACGGCGCGCTCCTCGCCAGCGTCGACATCGCACAGAACAAGGCGTACACCGCGGTGACGCTGGAGCTGGACTCCGAGACCGTGTGGGAGCTCGCACAGCCCGGCGAGCCGCTGTACGGCATCGGCGGGACGAACGACGGCCGAATCGTCACGTTCGGCGGCGGGATCCCGCTGGAGGCCGACGGCCAGGTCATCGGCGGTGTCGGCGTCTCGGGCGGGAGCGTCGAGGAGGACGTCGCGGTCGCGTCGGCCGCCGTCGAGGCGTTCGAGTCGCTGTAACCCGTGCGGTTCCGTCTCGGGCGGTCGGGCGCGTGGACGTCGCGGCAGGACGACGGTCAGTAGGTCGGGTGCTCCTCGGGGACGTCGTCGCGCGCGTTCACGAGTCGCGCGAGCACGAAGAGGAGGTCGGAGAGCCGGTTGAGGTACGCCACCGCCTCGTGGTTGACGGGTTCGTCCTGCATGAGCACCACCGCCCGCCGTTCGGCGCGGCGGCAGACCGCCCGGGCGTGGTGGAGGCGGGAACCGGCGTCGCCACCGCCGGGGAGGATGAACGACGTGAGGGGTTCGAGCTGTTCGTCGGCGGTGTCGATCCACGTCTCCACCTGCGCCGTGTGCTCCTCTCGGAGGACCGGGTCGTCGGGGTCGGGGTCGGGGTTCGCGAAATCGGCCTGGACGATGTGGAGGTGGTTCTGGATCGCCGCGAGCCACTCGTCGACGTCGTCGTAGCCGGTCGGGCGAACCCGCCCGATCAGGGCGTTCACCTCGTCGACGTTCCCGTACGCCTCGATTCGCGGGCTCGCTTTCGAGACCCGGGACATGTCCTTGAGATCGGTCTGTCCTTCGTCGCCGCGGCGGGTGTATATCTTCATGGATTCGTGTGCTCCGTGGGATGGTCGTGCAGTGTCGGCGGGCCCGACCCGACCTCTCGTCGCGGTCGGCGTCGCTCGCCGTTCGGTAGTCGCCGTCTCGACGGCCCCGTCGACAGTTCTCGACGACTGCCGTGTCCCGTCAGGGAACGGTTCGACCTTGGGAGCAGCGATGTTAAGTGTACGGTCGGCCACCGTCACGGTGTCACGGACGCCCCGGTCGAGAGCGGGGAGAGTGGCCCGTCGCGAACCGGACGCGAGAGGCGAGACCGCTCCCGAGACGGTCGGCGGGATCTGAGCTGACCACCTCTCGCTTCCGACGCCGACGCAGTCGACGGAACACATACATATCCGGCTCACGCGTATGTAGGCCATGACGCGCGTCCTCTGGCTCGTTCGGCACGGCGAACGCCGAGACGAGGCCGACCCTGGGTGGGTCGATCAGGCAGACCGCCCACACGACCCGCCGCTCACGGACCACGGCCGCTGGCAGGCCGAGCGCGTGGCGGACCGTCTCGGTGGCCGTGAGATCGGAGCCGTCTACTCGTCGCCGTTCCTCCGGGCGGCGGAGACCGCACACATCGTCGCACAGCGCCTCGACTGCCCGCTCTTCGTCGACCACGGCCTCTCCGAACACCTCAACGCCGACTGGTTCGACGTCGCTCCCTCAATCATGGCGCCGCGGACGCTCGCCGAACGGTTCGACACCGTCGACACGAGTCACGCGTCGGTGCTCCGCCCGAACTACCCCGAGTCTGACGACGAAGCCGCCGACCGGACGGTGCGAGCGGTCCGTCGACTCGCCGCGTCGGCTCCCGACTCGGTCCTCTTCGTCGGTCACGGCCTCACGGTGGCGAGCGTGGTTTCGGGCTTCACCGGCCGGACCGACGTCGACACCCCACCGTGTGGGATCACCAGACTCACCGCCTACCCGTGGGGCTGGGACGTCGATCTCCTCGCGGACACGTCGCACCTGTCGGACGACGACACTGCCGGCGAAGACGAGTGATGCCTGGGTCCACGCACGCCACCACCGGGCTCACGGGTCCGTTCGAACGTCCCGGACCGCCAGCGCGTCCCCCGTGTGAGCGGCCACGCGGGGTCGGCTCGGGGCGGGCAGTCGGCTCACCGGCGGCTGGCCGTCGTCGGCCTCGTCGCTGGCCCTGTCGGCCTCGTCGCTGGCCCCGTCGACCGGGACGTACGACGGCGTCGCCACGTCACGCCCGCCGATGGAACTGAGCAGGGTCGCGCTCGGACTCGTGCGACTGTACGGTCCGCTCGCGGTGTGTCTCTTCGTCTTCCTCGAGACGTCGATGCTCTTCCCACTCCTCCCGAGCGAGGTCGTCGTCCCGGCGGCCGCCGCGGTGCTCGTCACGGACTTCCCGTCGTTTCTCGTGTTCGTCCTGGCGGGCGTCGTCGGCGGCACCGCGGGCGCGTTCGTCCCGTTCGTCGTGTTCTCCGACCCCCGGATCGGTGCGACCGGCTGGCTCGAAGACCGCATCGCCGTCTCCGAGGAGCAGATCGAACGCGGCCAGCGGTGGTTCCGGAGATGGGGGGAGCCGTCGGTGCTCTGGGGCCGGTTCCTCCCCGTGTTCCGGTCCGCCATCTCCATCCCGGCCGGCCTCGCACGGATGGATCCGACGCGGTTCGGCGTCTTCACGGCGGTCGGAACGGCCGGATTCTACGCGGCGACCGGTGGGCTCGTCTACTACGGCCGCCGACAGTCGCTCGGCGCGGCCGTCGTCGCCGTCGCCACCGACAGGCCGGGGCTGACCGCAGTCGGGATCCTCGTGCTTCTCGGGATCGCACTCGTGGTCGGTGGGCTGAGCCGTCGCCTGAACCAGTGAGCGAACGTCACAGGCGTCGTCCAGACGTAGGGTCGACGGTCCCGGCTCAGTCGAACGTCACCCGAGCGAGCGCGACGAGCGCGACCAGTTCGAGGACGTGCAGCGCCAGCATCGCGCGCCACGCGACGACGGGCACCGCCGTGGTGAACCAGGCGGACAGTCTCGGATCCGCCTGGTAGACGTACAGCGCGACCGCGTTCTCGGCGAACAGCAACAGGGCGAACACCAGCAGTCCCGCGGCGTGCATCGACCGGAGCGCCAGGTAGTTGCGCGCCCAGACGCTCGCCAGCCCCGCGAGCAGTAGGAGGTTCACGGCCGCGGCGACGCGCGCGGCGTCGAGCCAGACGCTCATGACGGCGGGCGCGACGGGACCTGCCGCGCGGTCTGCCCGCGACCGGAGCGACGTCCTGACACCGGCGACGGCGTGGCCGGTCCCGTCTGCGGGGGAGACGATCTCCGACGCGAACCGACGCGAGCAGGGGCGTGGTGCATCTCAGCCGACGATGAACTGGCCGGCGATCTCGCGCACCTCCGCCATCGACATCGCCTCGTCGACGCCAGCGGGGAACGGCGACTCGACGTTGAGCTCGTTGAGGAAGCCGGCGTGGCGGGCCTCGACGCTGTGGATGCCGATCGCCGCGGCGAAGACGTCGTCGTTCGTCACGGTGGGTGCCGCGCCGGCGTAGGCGGCGACGCCGGTATTTTCGAGCGCCTGGGCCACGGCCAAAAACTCCGAGGGGGTCTCGTAGCCGAAGTCGTACTCGGCCTCCTCGACGGGCGTCCCACCCAGCCGTTCGACGACGTCGGTCAGCGCCGTCACGTGGGCGGCCTCGTGTTCTCCGGCGGTCGCGAGGGACGCCGGCACCTCCATCCGGACCGCCTCGTCGAACGGCGACAGGACGTCCGCCGTCATCAGTTCCTCGTCGGAGAACTCCGCGAGGCCGTCGCGGTAGAAGGCGTTCTCGAGGTGCTCCAGCGTGAGCGCGTAGTTGAGCACGTCGACGTCGCTCGTGTCGTTCTCCGCCTTCCGCGCGACGGGCATCGACTCGGTCTCGGGCGTCCCGGCCATCCCACTCGTGTCCGAGGTGACGAACTGGCCGGCGATCTCGAGCACCTCGGCCATCGACATCGACTCGTCGACGGCGTTGGGGTAGGGACTGTCGCCGTTGACGAGGTTCAGGAAGCCGGCGTGGCGGGCCTCGACGCTGTGGATGCCGGCGGCGGCCGCGAGCACGTCGTTGCTGTGGACCGACGGGGCGGCACCGGCGTAGGCGGCGACGCCGGTGTTTTCGAGCGCCTGGGCCACGGCCAAAAACTCCGAGGGGGTCTCGTAGCCGAAGTCGTACTCGGCTTCCTCGGCCGGGGTCCCGCCCAGCCGTTCGACGGTCGCCGAGATCGCTTCGACGTGGGCCGCCTCGTGCTCGCCGACGGTGGCGAGGGACGCCGGCACCTCCATCCGGACCTGTTCGCCGAAGCCCGAGAGCACGCTCGCGTTCATCAGTTCCTCGTCGGAGAACTCCGCGAGGCCGTCGCGGTAGAAGGCGTTCTCGAGGTGCTCCAGCGTGAGCGCGTAGTTGAGCACGGGAACGTCGGGGGTGACGGACTCCATCTCCTCCGTCTCGGTCGGCTCCTCGGTCGGGGTCGCCGTCTCCGCCGGGGTCGCGGTTGGCGTGTCGGTCGCCGTCGCGGTGTCGGTTCCACCGCTGCCGGAGCCGTCCCCGCCCATGCAGCCGGCGAGCGCGATAGTGCTCAGCGCGGCCGTCGAGCCGAGGAAGGCGCGGCGCGAGGCGCGGTCGGGTGCGGTCGTGGTCGGGTCGTCGCGGTCGGACGCGGTCTCGTTCGAGGTCATTGGCGTCGACCGTGACTGGGGACAAAACACGGATGAAGATACTCCGAACTGCCACGCGATTCTTCCCGGAGTCGGACGCGATTGTGTCCGAACTGCCACGCGATTGTGACCCAATTCCGACCCCGAACTGCGCGGTCGACGCCGGGGCGCGCGGTCCCACGCGGTCGTACACTTTCACTTTCACCGCGCTAGGCTGACCTACAAGCCGCTCTGCGCCCGTTCTCTAGCTATGCTCGCACCGAAAGCCAGCCGTGAGCCACGAACGCGCAGGCGGATCGACATCACCGATCTCCCGGCCGAGACGGTCGACGACTACGTCCGCGCACAGGCCACCGACGCCGTCGAACTCTCCCTCGAACGCCGCGGTGCGCGCACGTTCCTCGTCGTCGAATCCTGACCCCACCGTGGCCGGCCCGTCGCCTCGGGAAATCGAAACCCATTACTTACCCCGCGGTGGAGTAAGAACTGAGCCGAGGTAGCCTAGCCTGGCCAAGGCGGTAGATTCGAAATCTACTGTCCATTCGGACACGTGAGTTCAAATCTCACCCTCGGCGCTTCTCCCGACGGCTGTCGACGGGACCAGCATGTGAGCCGTCGCTCGCACACGAGTTCGCCTCTCCGGGGGCGCGTACGTCCTCACCCGTGAGAGGCTCGTCGAAAAGGTCATAACTGGCGCCGTCATCGGAGCGGTCGACACTGATCGACATGAAGACCTGTGAGTCCTGTGGGGGCCGAATCTACCGGGAACGACCGTCGAACGCCGAGTACGGGGTCGCCGTCGTCGACGGCCGACGGTACCCGGACGCCTGTCCACGCTGTGACGCCTCGCTCTGAGGCGACTCGGCCCGGCGTGTCGAGCGCCGTGGTTCCACGTTCGTGTCCATCGTCGCCCAGAAAGCATCGTTCGTCACCTGGTCTCGACCACTCAGCCCAGACGGTGGGCCGCAGTCAGGAGCGGTCGGTGAGGGCGACAGACCCCGCCTCGCCGGAGCCGGTGAGGTGAGCGAGCTGTACGGGCAGGTGGTCCGCACAGAAGACGGGCGTCTCGTCGACGACGGCGTACCCCTCGGTCGCGTACTCATTGCCCGTCTCGATCGAGACGTCGAGTTTGTGCTCCGGGAAGGCAAACACGCCCGCGTTCGTACACTCGACACAGCCGTCGAGGTGACCGAACGGGCGATCGATCAGCGACCGCCCGAACGCCTCCCGTTCACACGTCGAGCAGAACCCCCCATGGATCTCCCCGTCTCTCAGGCCGACGACGGCCCGGTTGTACTTCGTTTCGGACCTACATTTGACACAGCGCATGGGTGGGTGACATCGTGATGGTTGGGCAGGGGTATCAGGGCGTTCTCGGAGTAGGTGTAATAAACCCTGTGTCCAATTTATCGATATAGATAATTTTGCTGGCCGGGCACCCCGACGACCGACCCACGCGTGCCCGGTCGCCGGCGTCTCACTCGGACGCGAGCCAGTCCGTGATCTGCTCGCCCCCGCGGCGCGTCGTGGCCTCGTGGTCGGCCGACTGCTCGTCGGTGGGAGCCTCGTAGTCGGCGATCCACGCCTGCTCGCCGGGTCGTGTGTCGAGCGTCGGCGCTTTTACCCGGTGGAGCCACCCGATGAGGTAACCGTCGACGTCGGACCGGTCGTCGGGGTTCGCGGCGCGTATCCAGACCTGGCCGTCGTCGGCGGCGAGTTCGTCGGCCCACGACTCCGCCTCGTCGCGGGAGTCGAACCGATGGCGGACGCCGCGCTGGCAGACGACGGTCCCGACGGCGGCGTTCGACCGCCGGGCCGACCGCTTCACCTCGACGAGGTACTCCGACACGCCTCGGGCTATGGACGCGGCCGACTTTTACACGTCGCTTCGGCGGTGGCTGGTTCGTCCGGGTGATGACCGGCGACGGCCCCGACGCTTCGAAGCGCGAAGCCCGTCCGAGGATCAGTCGTCCGCGAGCACGCGGTCGCTGTCGGTCGCGAGCAGTCGGTCGAGCGCGTCGACCATCGCTTCGACGCTCGCGCGGGTGATGTCGGCGTCCGACGCCGCGACGGTGACGGTGCGGTCGCCCCGGGACATCTCGACCTCGACGGTCACCATCGCGTCCGTCCCGCCGGTGATGGCGTCGACGTGGTACGACTCGAGTTCGGCGTCGGCCCGGGCCGTGAGCGCGGCGCGCACGGCTTCGACCGCGGCGTCGACCGGGCCGGAGCCGGTGCCGGACGCGACCCGTTCTTCGCCGTCGACGAGCAGCCGGACGCTCGCGGTCGGCGTCCGTCCCCCGGACGCCGCCGTGAGGTCGACCAGTTCGACCCGGCGGTCGCGCTCGCGGCCCTGGACGTCCTCGGCGATGGTCAGGAGGTCGGCGTCGGTGACGCGCTTGCCGCGGTCGCCGAGCTCCTTCACGCGCTGGACGACCTTCTTGAGTTCTTCGCGGGAGACGTCGACGCCGTGTTCGTCGAGGGCGGCGCGGACGCCGGCGCGCCCCGCGTGCTTGCCGAGCACGAGCCGCCGTTCCCTCCCGACAGTCTCGGGCGCGTAGGGCTCGTACATCGCGTCGTCCTTCAGGGTGCCGTCGGTGTGGATGCCGCTCTCGTGGGTGAACGCGTTCTGCCCGACGACGGCCTTGTTCGGTGGGAGTTCGACGCCCGTCTTCCGAGAGACGACCCCCGCGAGGTCGTACAGTTCGTCCAGCTTCACCGTATCGACGCCGTAGACGTGGTGCAGGGCGATCGCGACCTCCTCGAGGGCGACGTTGCCCGCGCGCTCGCCGATGCCGTTGACGGTGCAGTGGACGAGGTCCGCACCCGCCTTCAGCGAGGCGTAGACGTTCGTCATTCCCAGCCCGAGGTCGTCGTGGGTGTGGGTGCTCGTCGGGCCCAGCTCCGAGAGCCGAGAGACCGCCTCGTAGGCGCGTTCGGGGCCCGCGTGCCCGACCGTGTCCGCGAAGCAGATGCGGTCCGCGCCCGCGTCGAGGGCGCTCCCGAGCAGTTCCTCGAGGTAGTCGAGGTCCGCACGCGAGCCGTCCTCGCCGATGACCTCGACCCAGAGGCCGTGGTCCTTCGCGTACGCGACCAGTTCCTCCGTCGAGGCGACGTTGTCCTCGTACGTGGTGCCAACCTTGTCCTCGATGTGGCGGTCGCTCGCGGGGACGACGAGATTGATCCCGTCGACGTCGCAGTCGAGCGCCAGGTCGATGTCCGTCTGGATCCCGCGACAGAAGGAGGTCACCGTCGCGTCGAGGCCGAGCGACGTGACTCGACTGATGGTCTCGCGCTCGCCGGTGCCGGTGCAGGCGCTGCCGGCTTCGACGTACTGGACCTGTGCGCGGTCGAGCGCGCGGGCGATGTCGGCCTTCTCCGCGGGCGTCAAGGAGATTCCGGGTGCCTGTTCGCCGTCGCGCAGGGTGGTGTCGAGTAGCTGTACCGTCGTGTCGGAGACGAGGGAGCCGTCGCTACCCTCGAAGAGGTTGATGTCTGTCAAAATGGGGTCCTGTCGGTCAGTCTCGTCGGCGAATTTCGCGGCCAGCCGCCTCGCGGCGACTTCCTCTATCCTCCGTCGGGGGGTGTTCCGACATTGTACCCGGACGATGCGTCCCCCTCCATATAAATCGGCCGGTTCCGGCGGTCGTGAGACGGCTCGATGGCCGACTCACGGCCCGACGAGCCGGACCCGGTCGCCGACGCTGACCCCGTCGGCCGCGCCCGCGGGGAGTTCGAGCACGCAGTCCCCCCGGCCCCAGCCGAGTCCCGTCCACGCCCGCAGACGCTTCGTCTTCGTCACCTCGTCGTCGCGGAGCCAGACGGCGTCGATCGAGAACGGAACGAACAGCATGTGGAGGCTCCGAACGCCCACGCCGTCGAACGGGAAGACGAGCCCGTACTCCTCGGGGATCGACCGGCGGAACATCAGTCCG
This Salinigranum marinum DNA region includes the following protein-coding sequences:
- a CDS encoding alkaline phosphatase PhoX; its protein translation is MVDLNRRSLMATSVAAALGASVAGSGVASASASEIEEDDTPGAPSVKGSLKRFSNTAFGAEVTGPFVFADGSLLYSNQHPEENNQGEFSSPGVGYFSGFQFELNGSNDDFSELSIPKTEEQRRQIRSSAGTYTYLGKGRDSINGGTERLGVTQTPDGTDITMDNFAGTQYGAAATNPDCNEFVATNEEETEGYLFTNWENSPGNVSRIPISQTEDGEWESDLDEAMNVVNTDAFRAVGGTRINCYGDLSPWNTMVSSEENYAHPRVSLTNTVGDIVENGGEGLVGACQFWNRPNPTEVQGAVNDYAADGDLGSSWYVQGYWALSGVEFLAYYLGASQVDQSGDDNTISPIDDVYPNPYRYGYHVDIRDPAADEPTPIKYYVMGRASWEAPDFQNDLKTVYGCSDGDSKGIYKFVADEEIPSYADPMDVEGTLYAPKITNDEANVAESGTRASPAEINLEIEWIPLGHASNAECEEWIAEYDGVTQLDYLEAHTADGTDVVGNLSAALKEADLEVIENGNQNYITNEEVLEWAAQYEENGHDGVDDDLRKVPFLETRAAAKEIGASIEFNKAEGVDSRDDAGPGDYVYFGISEFNDDLADETGDVRMDRVDGGVIYRGELDTNYTVSELEPVIVGPDFTDGPEAANDAVRNIDNVYVMDDGRVLCCEDGFDESRRSYPNDCLYVYQPNVQIDVSSVAVGQGDSVEAQIVAKHVPDGLAGGEFSVTVADTNVVEIQGADYPDAVGLAEEPVVSDDASTATFRFADTNAAMQAEGTEFVVGTVTLAGMGAGVTDIDTAASLDDDAGQAIDVENRSGLALTGPSSVGSSPNTPRDLDGDGRFEDVNGNGRVDYDDVVLLFNNLESQSVTSNARAFDFNENDRLDYADIVALYEDAGVASNRGN
- a CDS encoding heme-binding protein, encoding MTTITLDDARALVSAAESKADAVGVPMCIAVMDDGADLVAFHRMDGALLASVDIAQNKAYTAVTLELDSETVWELAQPGEPLYGIGGTNDGRIVTFGGGIPLEADGQVIGGVGVSGGSVEEDVAVASAAVEAFESL
- a CDS encoding cob(I)yrinic acid a,c-diamide adenosyltransferase, producing MKIYTRRGDEGQTDLKDMSRVSKASPRIEAYGNVDEVNALIGRVRPTGYDDVDEWLAAIQNHLHIVQADFANPDPDPDDPVLREEHTAQVETWIDTADEQLEPLTSFILPGGGDAGSRLHHARAVCRRAERRAVVLMQDEPVNHEAVAYLNRLSDLLFVLARLVNARDDVPEEHPTY
- a CDS encoding histidine phosphatase family protein yields the protein MTRVLWLVRHGERRDEADPGWVDQADRPHDPPLTDHGRWQAERVADRLGGREIGAVYSSPFLRAAETAHIVAQRLDCPLFVDHGLSEHLNADWFDVAPSIMAPRTLAERFDTVDTSHASVLRPNYPESDDEAADRTVRAVRRLAASAPDSVLFVGHGLTVASVVSGFTGRTDVDTPPCGITRLTAYPWGWDVDLLADTSHLSDDDTAGEDE
- a CDS encoding DedA family protein, with protein sequence MELSRVALGLVRLYGPLAVCLFVFLETSMLFPLLPSEVVVPAAAAVLVTDFPSFLVFVLAGVVGGTAGAFVPFVVFSDPRIGATGWLEDRIAVSEEQIERGQRWFRRWGEPSVLWGRFLPVFRSAISIPAGLARMDPTRFGVFTAVGTAGFYAATGGLVYYGRRQSLGAAVVAVATDRPGLTAVGILVLLGIALVVGGLSRRLNQ
- a CDS encoding ferritin-like domain-containing protein gives rise to the protein MTSNETASDRDDPTTTAPDRASRRAFLGSTAALSTIALAGCMGGDGSGSGGTDTATATDTPTATPAETATPTEEPTETEEMESVTPDVPVLNYALTLEHLENAFYRDGLAEFSDEELMNASVLSGFGEQVRMEVPASLATVGEHEAAHVEAISATVERLGGTPAEEAEYDFGYETPSEFLAVAQALENTGVAAYAGAAPSVHSNDVLAAAAGIHSVEARHAGFLNLVNGDSPYPNAVDESMSMAEVLEIAGQFVTSDTSGMAGTPETESMPVARKAENDTSDVDVLNYALTLEHLENAFYRDGLAEFSDEELMTADVLSPFDEAVRMEVPASLATAGEHEAAHVTALTDVVERLGGTPVEEAEYDFGYETPSEFLAVAQALENTGVAAYAGAAPTVTNDDVFAAAIGIHSVEARHAGFLNELNVESPFPAGVDEAMSMAEVREIAGQFIVG
- a CDS encoding (R)-citramalate synthase, with translation MNLFEGSDGSLVSDTTVQLLDTTLRDGEQAPGISLTPAEKADIARALDRAQVQYVEAGSACTGTGERETISRVTSLGLDATVTSFCRGIQTDIDLALDCDVDGINLVVPASDRHIEDKVGTTYEDNVASTEELVAYAKDHGLWVEVIGEDGSRADLDYLEELLGSALDAGADRICFADTVGHAGPERAYEAVSRLSELGPTSTHTHDDLGLGMTNVYASLKAGADLVHCTVNGIGERAGNVALEEVAIALHHVYGVDTVKLDELYDLAGVVSRKTGVELPPNKAVVGQNAFTHESGIHTDGTLKDDAMYEPYAPETVGRERRLVLGKHAGRAGVRAALDEHGVDVSREELKKVVQRVKELGDRGKRVTDADLLTIAEDVQGRERDRRVELVDLTAASGGRTPTASVRLLVDGEERVASGTGSGPVDAAVEAVRAALTARADAELESYHVDAITGGTDAMVTVEVEMSRGDRTVTVAASDADITRASVEAMVDALDRLLATDSDRVLADD
- a CDS encoding DUF192 domain-containing protein: MRLVHEQDGDTATLASEVDLAESTVAQARGLMFRRSIPEEYGLVFPFDGVGVRSLHMLFVPFSIDAVWLRDDEVTKTKRLRAWTGLGWGRGDCVLELPAGAADGVSVGDRVRLVGP